One Brassica oleracea var. oleracea cultivar TO1000 chromosome C7, BOL, whole genome shotgun sequence genomic window carries:
- the LOC106305440 gene encoding uncharacterized protein LOC106305440: protein MNRDRKKQKLEEEEERNMEVVVVEQVDALAAAATVAAAAAVEEEEGLWGMWLKEGDVVVDELMTWSTVLPSCWDVEFVEKNYGVLFEDVVWDDDLWNLNTATQLPPLDNNTRQE, encoded by the coding sequence ATGAATAGGGACAGAAAGAAACAGAAACTAGAGGAAGAGGAGGAGAGGAACATGGAGGTGGTGGTGGTGGAGCAAGTTGATGCATTGGCTGCAGCAGCGACGGTGGCTGCAGCTGCGGCTGTGGAAGAGGAGGAGGGGTTGTGGGGTATGTGGCTCAAGGAAGGAGACGTTGTGGTCGACGAGCTGATGACATGGAGCACCGTGTTGCCTTCATGTTGGGATGTGGAGTTTGTTGAGAAAAACTATGGAGTTTTGTTCGAAGATGTTGTGTGGGATGATGATCTTTGGAATTTGAACACTGCGACTCAGCTTCCACCTTTAGATAATAACACAAGACAAGAATGA